A region of Actinomycetota bacterium DNA encodes the following proteins:
- a CDS encoding glutaredoxin family protein — MAEIKLYSTPSCPYCRMAKDFLTEEKVDFSVIDVSEDEKAAQEMVDKSGQMGVPVMELGNVIIVGFDRGAYRKALVDAGVLSEAAK; from the coding sequence ATGGCTGAGATCAAGCTCTATTCCACTCCCAGCTGTCCATATTGCCGTATGGCCAAGGATTTCCTCACCGAGGAGAAGGTCGATTTCAGCGTGATCGACGTATCCGAGGACGAGAAGGCCGCCCAGGAGATGGTCGACAAGAGCGGCCAGATGGGGGTCCCGGTGATGGAGCTGGGGAACGTGATCATCGTCGGTTTCGACCGCGGGGCTTACCGCAAGGCCCTGGTCGATGCCGGCGTGCTGTCGGAAGCGGCGAAATAG